Proteins from a genomic interval of Trifolium pratense cultivar HEN17-A07 linkage group LG6, ARS_RC_1.1, whole genome shotgun sequence:
- the LOC123889523 gene encoding caffeic acid 3-O-methyltransferase-like yields the protein MGDDLPDQSKNEELQDEESFAYAIQLCNSVVLSMALQSATELGVFEVLQKAGTDVKLSADEIASRLSCTNPDASKMLDRILALLASHSVINCSVLPDQHNFGSFHRFYTMAPVAKFFAPNSDGVSLGPLIALHHDKIFLDSWSQLKDAIREGGVPFNRVHGTHAFEYPSLDSRFNQVFNTAMINHTTIVMKKVLECYKGFDEVKRLVDVGGGLGVNINLITSKYPHIQGINFDLPHVIQHAPSYPGIEHVGGDMFESVPKADAIFMKWILHDWSDEQCLKLLKNCYDAIPDDGKVIVLEAVLSIIPENNAAWKFAAQSDVLMMTQNPGGKERTEQEFMDLANGAGFSGIRYECYVHTFWVMEFFK from the exons ATGGGCGATGATCTTCCTGATCAATCGAAGAATGAAGAATTACAAGACGAAGAAAGTTTCGCATATGCTATTCAACTCTGCAACTCTGTTGTTCTATCCATGGCACTTCAATCTGCAACTGAACTCGGCGTATTTGAAGTCTTACAAAAAGCAGGTACAGATGTTAAACTATCCGCCGATGAGATCGCTTCTCGTCTTTCCTGTACAAATCCAGATGCCTCCAAAATGTTAGATCGTATTCTCGCTCTTCTTGCTTCTCACTCCGTCATCAACTGTTCTGTACTTCCCGATCAACATAACTTTGGATCTTTTCATAGATTCTACACTATGGCTCCTGTTGCCAAATTCTTTGCTCCTAATTCCGATGGCGTTTCTTTAGGACCCTTGATTGCTTTGCATCATGATAAGATCTTCTTGGATAGCTGGTCTCAGCTTAAAGATGCAATTCGTGAAGGGGGTGTTCCATTCAACAGGGTTCATGGCACTCATGCCTTTGAGTATCCAAGTTTGGACTCAAGGTTCAATCAAGTTTTTAATACAGCAATGATCAATCACACTACTATTGTTATGAAGAAAGTTCTTGAATGCTACAAAGGTTTTGATGAGGTCAAAAGGCTTGTGGATGTTGGTGGTGGTCTCGGGGTTAACATTAACTTGATCACTTCAAAATACCCTCATATACAGGGTATCAATTTCGACTTGCCTCATGTCATACAACACGCCCCTTCCTATCCTG GAATTGAACACGTTGGGGGAGATATGTTTGAAAGTGTGCCTAAAGCAGATGCAATCTTTATGAAG TGGATACTTCATGACTGGAGTGATGAGCAGTGCTTGAAGCTTTTGAAGAATTGCTATGATGCTATTCCAGATGATGGAAAGGTGATTGTTTTGGAGGCAGTTCTTTCTATTATACCCGAGAATAATGCTGCCTGGAAATTTGCAGCCCAGTCAGATGTTCTGATGATGACTCAAAATCCAGGAGGGAAAGAGCGAACTGAGCAAGAATTCATGGATTTAGCAAATGGAGCTGGATTTAGTGGCATTAGATATGAGTGTTATGTCCATACTTTTTGGGTTATGGAGTTCTTTAAGTAG
- the LOC123889525 gene encoding protein CURVATURE THYLAKOID 1B, chloroplastic-like, whose amino-acid sequence MASSTSSSSFSITSTLIDGKLPCRQSSVSPQCVSLPTLPPPPVQSHTRTSPWKTTSFCRKIARNVMSMASSSTTTDQETTAAVVDEVAAASTEQLSVSDDSPEFLKTVQQAWEKVEDKYAVSTLAVAGTVALWGTAGVISAIDRLPLIPGVLEVVGIGYTGWFAYKNLVFKPDREALVQKIKDTVKEITGIES is encoded by the exons ATGGCCTCCTCAACCTCATCATCTAGTTTCTCAATAACATCCACCCTTATTGATGGAAAACTTCCCTGCAGACAATCATCTGTATCTCCACAATGTGTGAGCCTTCCCACTCTTCCACCTCCACCTGTGCAGTCTCATACTCGTACTAGTCCATGGAAGACCACATCATTCT GTAGGAAGATTGCTCGCAATGTTATGTCAATGGCTTCCAGTAGTACCACAACAGATCAGGAAACCACAGCAGCAGTCGTCGATGAGGTTGCTGCAGCCTCAACTGAGCAGCTGAGTGTTAGTGATGATTCTCCTGAATTTCTCAAGACTGTTCAGCAAGCT TGGGAGAAAGTTGAAGACAAATATGCAGTGAGTACACTAGCGGTAGCTGGTACCGTTGCATTATGGGGCACGGCCGGGGTGATCTCA GCAATTGATAGGCTTCCTTTAATTCCTGGGGTTCTTGAAGTTGTAGGCATTGGCTACACTGGG TGGTTTGCATACAAGAACCTAGTTTTCAAGCCAGACag GGAAGCTttggtacaaaaaataaaagacactGTTAAAGAAATTACCGGAATCGAAAGCTAA
- the LOC123889524 gene encoding anthranilate N-methyltransferase-like: MSPSTTQSNEQQIPNGKDKNLLKTQQDDEEALQFASQITGSIVVPLALRSAIDLGIFDILAKAGEGAQLSAQDIAVEIGTNNPEAPTMLDRLLRLLASHSILNSSVPQHPQSLQIFYSLSNRSKYFVTDADGISLGPTLALILDNVFYQSWSELKGAIMEGGIPFNRVYGMHAFEYPRVDPRFNDVFNKAMVNSTTINMKRILDHYQGFEHVTKVVDVGGGLGHNLKLITAKYSHIQGINFDLPHVIQNAPNYPGVEHVGGDMFESVPAGDVVFMKWILHDWSDEHCLKVLKNCYKAIPEDGKVIVVDSILPAMPETTGSAKFGYASDLVMMTQNPGGKERTEQQFIELAKGSGFSGIKPICCVSGLWVIEFFK; this comes from the exons ATGTCTCCTTCAACAACACAGTCTAATGAACAACAAATCCCCAACGGAAAAGACAAGAATCTCCTGAAAACACAACAAGATGATGAAGAAGCCCTCCAATTTGCCTCACAAATAACAGGTTCCATTGTTGTTCCATTGGCTTTGCGGTCAGCCATTGATCTTGGCATCTTTGACATCCTAGCCAAAGCAGGTGAAGGAGCACAACTATCTGCACAAGACATTGCTGTTGAGATTGGAACCAACAACCCGGAAGCACCAACAATGTTGGATCGTCTTCTTAGGTTGTTGGCCAGTCACTCTATTCTAAACTCATCTGTTCCTCAACATCCACAAAGCCTTCAAATATTCTACAGCCTCTCTAATCGCTCCAAATATTTTGTCACCGATGCTGATGGTATCTCGTTGGGACCCACCTTGGCATTAATCCTCGACAATGTCTTCTACCAAAGTTG GTCGGAGCTGAAAGGAGCGATAATGGAAGGAGGAATACCGTTCAATAGAGTATATGGAATGCATGCCTTTGAGTATCCACGTGTGGATCCAAGGTTCAATGATGTTTTCAACAAAGCTATGGTTAACTCAACCACTATAAATATGAAGAGGATTCTTGATCATTATCAAGGTTTTGAGCATGTCACTAAGGTGGTTGACGTTGGTGGTGGTCTTGGACATAACCTCAAATTGATCACAGCCAAATATTCTCATATTCAGGGAATTAATTTTGACTTGCCTCATGTCATCCAAAATGCTCCTAACTACCCAG GTGTTGAACATGTGGGAGGAGATATGTTTGAGAGCGTTCCTGCAGGGGATGTCGTTTTTATGAAG TGGATACTTCATGATTGGAGTGATGAACACTGCTTGAAGGTGTTGAAAAATTGTTACAAAGCTATTCCAGAGGATGGAAAGGTTATTGTTGTGGACTCAATCCTTCCGGCCATGCCGGAGACAACAGGGAGTGCCAAGTTTGGTTATGCGTCTGATCTTGTAATGATGACTCAAAATCCAGGAGGAAAAGAGAGAACTGAGCAGCAATTCATAGAATTGGCAAAAGGATCTGGTTTTAGTGGCATAAAACCTATATGTTGTGTCTCTGGACTATGGGTTATTGAGTTCTTTAAGTAA
- the LOC123889526 gene encoding NDR1/HIN1-like protein 12: MEENQSTQNQQHHLPPDKLQMNKPAPYGTSSSKRAFCTFLTIFLLLIGVTLLVLWLVYRPHKPHFTVVGVAVYGLNTTSPPLLSATLQFNVRIKNPNRRVSVYYDRFSAFVSYKNQAITPQVMLPPLFLEKHSQVSLSPVLGGTAVPVSVEVSNGLMVDEAYGVVGLKLVFLGRLRWKAGAIKTAHYGFYGKCDVLIGLKKGYVGQVPLLGNPPCNIDI, encoded by the coding sequence ATGGAAGAAAACCAAAGCACTCAAAACCAACAACACCATCTTCCTCCAGACAAATTACAAATGAACAAACCTGCTCCCTATGGCACAAGTTCTTCCAAACGTGCATTCTGCACATTCCTTACCATTTTTCTTCTACTAATTGGTGTCACTCTTTTAGTCCTATGGCTTGTCTACCGTCCACACAAACCCCACTTCACGGTTGTCGGTGTCGCCGTATATGGCCTCAACACTACCTCACCACCGCTCCTTTCTGCTACCTTGCAGTTCAACGTCCGCATAAAGAACCCGAACAGGCGTGTCTCTGTTTATTATGACAGATTCTCTGCTTTTGTATCTTACAAGAACCAAGCCATAACACCGCAGGTTATGCTACCACCTCTTTTTCTGGAGAAGCACAGTCAGGTTTCGTTGTCTCCGGTGCTCGGAGGCACGGCGGTGCCTGTGTCTGTGGAAGTATCGAATGGGTTGATGGTGGATGAGGCCTATGGGGTGGTGGGTCTGAAACTTGTGTTTCTAGGAAGGTTGAGGTGGAAAGCTGGAGCAATAAAAACAGCACATTATGGATTCTATGGAAAGTGTGATGTATTGATTGGTTTGAAGAAAGGTTATGTGGGTCAGGTTCCTCTGCTTGGCAATCCACCTTGCAATATCGACATATGA